A single region of the Procambarus clarkii isolate CNS0578487 chromosome 59, FALCON_Pclarkii_2.0, whole genome shotgun sequence genome encodes:
- the LOC123768142 gene encoding tRNA (guanine(6)-N2)-methyltransferase THUMP3 isoform X2, translated as MVSNFSFPENREQCLERLFKFAEEPDWKKGMHVWKNVFNYSEDPIQEIRALKDEYCKPRPDIDLKRMKLTSEIIDNLPENILPQHLKSKQESTTEVTNDIDSSVTEMVTESEDSSDKQEVRTSGPKFRISCSRTGLKHNFGSSEAARQFGGAVNEIFGWPVDLSNFELEILLYIDTEFVYTAICLTREPLFRRNITSFGRTNLRSTICYNMIRLGAPQPGDVVIDPMCGGATIPMEGSLTYPKAFHIGGDNYAQAVKRSRENIEYLLKKQKSMPIDVAQWDSTRLPFKNQCADVIVSDLPFGKRIGSRGDNRVLYYRTLLEMARVTRTETGRAVLLTHDRNSMMMNIKRVHSLWKSSTSRTINIGGLSAVIYILHRTALLSDPNLKTESSTRKHLHKQGDKVPLLD; from the exons ATGGTCAGTAACTTTTCCTTCCCAGAAAATAGG GAGCAGTGTTTGGAGAGACTTTTTAAATTTGCTGAGGAACCTGACTGGAAGAAAGGCATGCATGTGTGGAAAAATGTTTTTAATTACTCTGAGGACCCCATTCAAGAGATCAGGGCCCTGAAGGATGAATATTGTAAACCCCGTCCAGATATTGATCTGAAACGGATGAAATTAACTTCAGAAATTATTGATAACCTCCCAGAAAATATTTTGCCACAACATTTAAAATCAAAGCAAGAGTCTACAACAGAAGTAACAAATGACATTGATTCCTCAGTTACAG AAATGGTCACAGAAAGTGAAGATTCCTCTGACAAACAAGAAGTTCGAACTTCAGGTCCAAAGTTTAGAATATCTTGTAGCAG AACCGGCTTGAAACACAACTTTGGGAGCTCAGAGGCTGCTCGGCAGTTTGGTGGTGCTGTTAATGAGATCTTTGGCTGGCCAGTGGATCTTTCCAATTTTGAGCTTGAGATTCTACTTTACATTGATACAG AGTTTGTGTATACTGCAATTTGCCTTACCAGAGAACCTCTGTTTAGACGTAATATTACTAGTTTTGGCCGAACTAATCTACGCTCAACTATCTGTTACAATATGATACGATTAGGAGCACCACAGCCTGGGGACGTGGTGATAGACCCGATGTGTGGAGGAGCAACTATTCCTATGGAA GGCTCACTCACATACCCCAAAGCATTTCACATTGGAGGAGACAATTATGCACAGGCTGTGAAACGCAGCCGCGAAAATATAGAATATCTACTGAAGAAACAAAAGTCCATGCCAATAGATGTGGCTCAGTGGGATTCAACCAGGCTTCCTTTTAAAAACCAATGTGCTGATGTTATAGTATCTGACTTGCCATTTGGCAAACGCATTGGCAGCAGAGGAGATAATCGTGTTTTATATTACCGTACACTTCTGGAAATGGCCAGAGTAACGAGGACAGAAACTGGTCGTGCAGTGCTGCTCACTCATGACCGTAATAGTATGATGATG AATATCAAGAGAGTTCATTCTCTCTGGAAGAGTTCTACATCGCGAACAATTAATATTGGTGGACTTTCTGCTGTAATTTATATTTTACACCGAACTGCTTTGCTTTCTGACCCAAACCTCAAAACTGAATCAAGTACTCGTAAACATCTCCATAAACAAGGTGATAAGGTGCCTTTGTTAGATTAG
- the LOC123768142 gene encoding tRNA (guanine(6)-N2)-methyltransferase THUMP3 isoform X1 gives MAPGITGVDPGSLAGLLPQHAHICTLELTVVTGLEEVAAEECKEKLGVNCVIARGRVFIDIDITQVAEVFKLRSIDNVNVILQMVSNFSFPENREQCLERLFKFAEEPDWKKGMHVWKNVFNYSEDPIQEIRALKDEYCKPRPDIDLKRMKLTSEIIDNLPENILPQHLKSKQESTTEVTNDIDSSVTEMVTESEDSSDKQEVRTSGPKFRISCSRTGLKHNFGSSEAARQFGGAVNEIFGWPVDLSNFELEILLYIDTEFVYTAICLTREPLFRRNITSFGRTNLRSTICYNMIRLGAPQPGDVVIDPMCGGATIPMEGSLTYPKAFHIGGDNYAQAVKRSRENIEYLLKKQKSMPIDVAQWDSTRLPFKNQCADVIVSDLPFGKRIGSRGDNRVLYYRTLLEMARVTRTETGRAVLLTHDRNSMMMNIKRVHSLWKSSTSRTINIGGLSAVIYILHRTALLSDPNLKTESSTRKHLHKQGDKVPLLD, from the exons ATGGCTCCCGGTATAACAGGTGTCGACCCGGGGAGCCTGGCGGGATTACTGCCCCAGCACGCACACATTTGTACACTCGAGTTAACAGTCGTGACGGGACTTGAGGAG GTTGCTGCAGAAGAATGCAAGGAGAAATTGGGAGTTAATTGCGTCATAGCGAGAGGCAGAGTGTTTATTGACATAGACATCACACAAGTGGCTGAA GTGTTTAAGCTCAGGTCCATTGATAATGTCAATGTTATACTACAGATGGTCAGTAACTTTTCCTTCCCAGAAAATAGG GAGCAGTGTTTGGAGAGACTTTTTAAATTTGCTGAGGAACCTGACTGGAAGAAAGGCATGCATGTGTGGAAAAATGTTTTTAATTACTCTGAGGACCCCATTCAAGAGATCAGGGCCCTGAAGGATGAATATTGTAAACCCCGTCCAGATATTGATCTGAAACGGATGAAATTAACTTCAGAAATTATTGATAACCTCCCAGAAAATATTTTGCCACAACATTTAAAATCAAAGCAAGAGTCTACAACAGAAGTAACAAATGACATTGATTCCTCAGTTACAG AAATGGTCACAGAAAGTGAAGATTCCTCTGACAAACAAGAAGTTCGAACTTCAGGTCCAAAGTTTAGAATATCTTGTAGCAG AACCGGCTTGAAACACAACTTTGGGAGCTCAGAGGCTGCTCGGCAGTTTGGTGGTGCTGTTAATGAGATCTTTGGCTGGCCAGTGGATCTTTCCAATTTTGAGCTTGAGATTCTACTTTACATTGATACAG AGTTTGTGTATACTGCAATTTGCCTTACCAGAGAACCTCTGTTTAGACGTAATATTACTAGTTTTGGCCGAACTAATCTACGCTCAACTATCTGTTACAATATGATACGATTAGGAGCACCACAGCCTGGGGACGTGGTGATAGACCCGATGTGTGGAGGAGCAACTATTCCTATGGAA GGCTCACTCACATACCCCAAAGCATTTCACATTGGAGGAGACAATTATGCACAGGCTGTGAAACGCAGCCGCGAAAATATAGAATATCTACTGAAGAAACAAAAGTCCATGCCAATAGATGTGGCTCAGTGGGATTCAACCAGGCTTCCTTTTAAAAACCAATGTGCTGATGTTATAGTATCTGACTTGCCATTTGGCAAACGCATTGGCAGCAGAGGAGATAATCGTGTTTTATATTACCGTACACTTCTGGAAATGGCCAGAGTAACGAGGACAGAAACTGGTCGTGCAGTGCTGCTCACTCATGACCGTAATAGTATGATGATG AATATCAAGAGAGTTCATTCTCTCTGGAAGAGTTCTACATCGCGAACAATTAATATTGGTGGACTTTCTGCTGTAATTTATATTTTACACCGAACTGCTTTGCTTTCTGACCCAAACCTCAAAACTGAATCAAGTACTCGTAAACATCTCCATAAACAAGGTGATAAGGTGCCTTTGTTAGATTAG